A window of Thermomicrobiales bacterium genomic DNA:
CGATGGCCGCCGGCGTGAGCCAAACACGTCCGAGCGACTCTGCCCACTGTTCGAGTTCCGCGCGGGAGCGGTCGGCCAGTGGTTCTCCGCTTTGCTTCTCCAGAAAGGTTTCCACGTCCTGCACGCGGAATCCGGCGGTGAGCGCCCGCTTCAACGACCGATTCGTGATGCGGTATTCGGCTTGCGGTTGCAACCGGACCTGATCGGCGAATGCAGTCAGCGACCATATGCGCACCGGTGACGGGTCGACGAGCGTCACGGTCAGGTCGGGATGGACCGTCAACGGCGGTTCGATCGGATCCGGCGCTGGGGGAAGGGAGCCAACCCCGGCTGTGGCGCGCCCGGTTTCGGTCACGCGGATCACCTCGCCGACCGATGGGATATGTCCAATTTCCACCAACCTGAACCAGGAAAACCCGCTGCGCAGTGTCCGCTCGACCACCTGTTCCAGCGACGAGAGCCGCTCCACCGAGCGGTCCAGGCGTGCATCCACCGGCCGCGCGGTCGCGATCTGCACGGTGTCGCCCAGGGCGTCGCTGCTGCGGTTGCTGAGCCAGTGCGTGACGGCGTCGAGGCGATACCAGGCGTTTGGATCGAATTCCGGAAGCAGAACCAGCAACCGGCGGCGGAACTGCGGCCAGTGCGCTCCGGAGACCACGACCTCTTCCTGATCGAACGCTTCGATCCACAGAGTCGCGCTGAGCCACCAGGTGAGCAGTTGCGCGGTTTGTTCGGCAAACGAACGGGATCGCCAAACGCGCATGGCGGGGTTGCCGCGCGATTCGGCGTCCGGCGGGTCGAGCAAGTTGCCCTGATCGGCCAATGCCGCGAGAAACTCGAGGTAGCCCGGCAACGGCTCTTCCGCTCCAGCGTTCCACAGCAACTCGTTGAATCGGCGCCGGGCACGCATCGTTGCGGACGAAAGCGGCGCAACAGCCGGCGTTCCTGCGCCCAGCCATCGCAGCAGTGTGAGCAAGTCCCATGCCAGCGCATATCGGTCGACCTGCGCATCGGAATCGGGCGTTCCGTTCACCGGTGATGGCGCCTGCTCGCGATCCTGCGGCAGCGCTGCGGTAGCCGTGTTCCAGATCGGTTGGAAGAGCGCCCGCCGTCCGTCAGGCACGTAGGTATGCCAAACGAGGAGCGATTCCTCGAGTTCCGTCAACGCGGTTCGTAAGCGCTCCGCTGCCCTGGGTTGACCGAAATCGAGATCCAGGGCGTCGGCGATCTCCGTCAGCGTCGTTGTTTGCCCGGCTGGCAGTTCGGTCACGACACCCAGCACACGCTTGGCATCCCAGCCGAGTTTCCGTTCGACAGCCGATCGCCGGTCTGGCCAGGCGGAGAGCTCCAGGAGCCCGTCGGTGAGTTCACGCCGGGTGCGCAACCCCGGCATCGATTCCAATCCCCAGAGCTCCGCTGCGCGTTGAATGTCCGCGTCATCCAGGAGGGCAAGGAGTGCCGCAAACGGAGTCTGACTCACGTCGCCGGCATCGAGCTCGTCCTGAATGCGCGCGAACAGTTGCCCAAGCTCACGCGGCAGAAGAGCCGTGGGAGTTCGCCCACGGAAAGCGTCTGGCCGCGCGCGTTCGATGCCAGCGCCCCGGCCTGATAGAGGCGGGTGGCCGTGGCTCTGACGACGGAAGGTTCCGCCTGCAATTGTTCGGCAAGCTGGTCGATCGTGAATCCGTCGTCGGCGTCGGCTGCGACGTAGAACGCAATCATCTCGCGCTCGTCCAACGGGCGGCGCATCCAGAAGTCGCGCGTGGCGCGCAGATCGGTCATGGCGCGCATGAGTTGAGCGATCAGGGCGGCACGGTCGCGCGCTGTGCTCGGCACCTGCCAGGCAATGCCGATTC
This region includes:
- a CDS encoding helicase-associated domain-containing protein, which translates into the protein MSQTPFAALLALLDDADIQRAAELWGLESMPGLRTRRELTDGLLELSAWPDRRSAVERKLGWDAKRVLGVVTELPAGQTTTLTEIADALDLDFGQPRAAERLRTALTELEESLLVWHTYVPDGRRALFQPIWNTATAALPQDREQAPSPVNGTPDSDAQVDRYALAWDLLTLLRWLGAGTPAVAPLSSATMRARRRFNELLWNAGAEEPLPGYLEFLAALADQGNLLDPPDAESRGNPAMRVWRSRSFAEQTAQLLTWWLSATLWIEAFDQEEVVVSGAHWPQFRRRLLVLLPEFDPNAWYRLDAVTHWLSNRSSDALGDTVQIATARPVDARLDRSVERLSSLEQVVERTLRSGFSWFRLVEIGHIPSVGEVIRVTETGRATAGVGSLPPAPDPIEPPLTVHPDLTVTLVDPSPVRIWSLTAFADQVRLQPQAEYRITNRSLKRALTAGFRVQDVETFLEKQSGEPLADRSRAELEQWAESLGRVWLTPAAIVQPEQEDDTQAVRTALADAGLTVSSMGPGLLVHGAEGMSAAALERQITTTLQEAGKSPQLRAAPDAFAGDDRVVSNEDPDR